In a single window of the Streptomyces sp. NBC_00285 genome:
- a CDS encoding mycothiol transferase, translating into MHAKDILIDGFSRIREEVHAAVEGLTPDDLHHRPGTDTNSVAWLVWHLTRVQDDHVAGAFGLDQVWLTQDWEKRFGLDLEPRDIGYGHTSAQVALVRVDSADLLTGYYDAVHAQSLQALRGLAAEDLERVVDERWDPPVTLGVRLVSVLSDDLQHAGQASYLRGLVQRA; encoded by the coding sequence ATGCATGCAAAGGACATCCTCATCGACGGTTTCAGCCGCATCCGGGAAGAGGTCCACGCCGCCGTCGAGGGCCTGACCCCGGACGACCTCCACCATCGCCCCGGCACCGACACCAACTCCGTCGCCTGGCTGGTCTGGCACCTCACCCGCGTCCAGGACGACCACGTGGCCGGCGCCTTCGGCCTCGACCAGGTCTGGCTGACGCAGGACTGGGAGAAGCGCTTCGGCCTCGACCTCGAACCCCGCGACATCGGCTACGGCCACACGTCCGCGCAGGTCGCCCTGGTGCGGGTCGACTCGGCCGACCTGCTGACCGGCTACTACGACGCCGTACACGCCCAGAGTCTGCAAGCCCTGCGCGGCCTGGCCGCCGAGGACCTGGAGCGGGTCGTGGACGAGAGGTGGGATCCGCCGGTCACGCTGGGCGTACGGCTGGTCAGCGTCCTGTCCGACGATCTCCAGCACGCCGGACAGGCCTCCTATCTGCGGGGGCTGGTTCAGAGGGCGTAG
- a CDS encoding adenosine deaminase produces MTATRVDADLIRRLPKAVLHDHLDGGLRPATVIELAREVGHTLPTTDPDELAAWYFEAANSGDLVRYIATFEHTLAVMQTREGLLRTAEEYVLDLAADGVVYGEVRYAPELNTNGGLTMAEVVETVQEGLAAGMARAAAAGTPVRVGTLLCGMRMFDRVREAADLAVAFRDAGVVGFDIAGAEDGFPPADHLAAFEQLRRESVPFTIHAGEAHGLPSIHQALQVCGAQRIGHGVRITEDIVEGKLGRLAGWVRDRRIALEMCPTSNLQTGAATSIAGHPITALKDLGFRVTLNTDNRLVSGTTMTREMSLLVDEAGWTVEDLRTVTVNALKSAFLPFDERRALIEDVVLPGYAL; encoded by the coding sequence ATGACCGCTACGCGCGTAGACGCCGATCTGATCCGCCGCCTCCCCAAGGCCGTCCTGCACGACCACCTCGACGGCGGCCTGCGCCCCGCCACCGTGATCGAGCTTGCGCGGGAGGTCGGCCACACCCTGCCCACCACCGACCCGGACGAGCTCGCCGCCTGGTACTTCGAGGCCGCGAACTCCGGCGACCTGGTGCGCTACATAGCCACCTTCGAGCACACCCTCGCCGTCATGCAGACCCGTGAGGGCCTGCTGCGCACGGCCGAGGAGTACGTCCTCGACCTGGCCGCCGACGGAGTCGTGTACGGCGAGGTGCGCTACGCCCCCGAGCTGAACACCAACGGCGGACTGACCATGGCCGAGGTGGTCGAGACCGTCCAGGAGGGGCTCGCCGCCGGAATGGCCAGGGCCGCCGCCGCGGGCACCCCGGTACGGGTCGGCACCCTGCTGTGCGGGATGCGGATGTTCGACCGGGTGCGCGAGGCCGCCGACCTCGCGGTCGCCTTCCGGGACGCCGGTGTCGTCGGCTTCGACATCGCCGGCGCCGAGGACGGTTTCCCGCCCGCCGACCACCTCGCTGCCTTCGAGCAACTGCGCCGCGAGAGCGTGCCGTTCACCATCCACGCCGGCGAGGCCCACGGCCTGCCCAGCATCCACCAGGCCCTGCAGGTGTGCGGTGCCCAGCGCATCGGCCACGGTGTGCGGATCACCGAGGACATCGTCGAGGGCAAGCTGGGCCGGCTCGCGGGCTGGGTCCGGGACCGCCGGATCGCCCTGGAGATGTGCCCGACGTCCAACCTGCAGACCGGCGCGGCCACCTCGATCGCCGGGCACCCCATCACGGCCCTGAAGGACCTGGGCTTCCGGGTCACCCTCAACACCGACAACCGGCTGGTCTCGGGCACGACCATGACCCGGGAGATGTCCCTGCTGGTCGACGAGGCGGGCTGGACCGTCGAGGACCTGCGCACCGTCACGGTGAACGCGCTCAAGAGCGCCTTCCTCCCGTTCGACGAGCGCAGGGCCCTCATCGAGGACGTCGTGCTGCCGGGCTACGCCCTCTGA
- a CDS encoding VOC family protein — MRRVALVTLVVDDYDEAIRFYTEALGFRLVEDAPRPDGSRWVVVRPDAREGGTDLLLARAKDEDQQGRVGNQTGGRVGFFLHTDDFARDHARMLAAGVTFLEEPRHEPYGSVAVFQDLYGNRWDLLQPAA, encoded by the coding sequence ATGAGACGCGTCGCCCTGGTCACCCTCGTCGTCGACGACTACGACGAGGCGATCCGCTTCTACACCGAAGCCCTCGGCTTCCGGCTGGTCGAGGACGCGCCCCGTCCCGACGGCTCCCGCTGGGTCGTCGTGCGGCCGGACGCCCGCGAGGGCGGCACCGACCTGCTGCTCGCCCGCGCCAAGGACGAGGACCAGCAGGGCCGGGTGGGGAACCAGACCGGCGGGCGCGTCGGCTTCTTCCTGCACACCGACGACTTCGCCCGCGACCACGCCCGGATGCTCGCCGCGGGCGTGACCTTCCTGGAAGAGCCGCGCCATGAGCCCTACGGCTCGGTGGCCGTCTTCCAGGACCTGTACGGAAACCGCTGGGACCTGCTCCAGCCCGCCGCCTGA
- a CDS encoding pyridoxamine 5'-phosphate oxidase family protein produces MTISESRTLDLRKRDVLARLERETDIWVASADADGLPCLVALWFVWDGESVWLSTRITNPTGRNLRDGGRTRLAFGDTQDVVLIDGDVRAYGGQDVPAAAIDAFMAKTGWDPRADSTSYAFFQVRPHAVQALNGIHEMRGRHVMKDGVWAV; encoded by the coding sequence ATGACGATCAGCGAGAGCCGCACCCTCGACCTGCGCAAGCGCGACGTACTGGCCCGTCTGGAGCGGGAGACGGACATCTGGGTCGCCTCGGCGGACGCCGACGGGCTGCCGTGTCTGGTCGCGCTGTGGTTCGTCTGGGACGGCGAGTCCGTGTGGCTGTCGACCCGGATCACCAACCCGACCGGCCGTAATCTGCGCGACGGCGGACGCACCCGCCTGGCGTTCGGGGACACCCAGGACGTCGTGCTCATCGACGGCGACGTACGGGCCTACGGCGGGCAGGACGTGCCGGCCGCCGCGATCGACGCCTTCATGGCGAAGACGGGCTGGGATCCGCGCGCAGACAGCACGTCCTACGCCTTCTTCCAGGTGCGCCCGCACGCCGTGCAGGCCCTCAACGGCATCCACGAGATGCGCGGGCGGCACGTCATGAAGGACGGGGTGTGGGCCGTGTGA
- a CDS encoding aldo/keto reductase, giving the protein MTSEMITADAAGTWTLGDLTVNRIGFGAMRLTGSAAFHLGTPSDRQRSIAVLRRAIELGVDHIDTAAFYFSSLRSANEIINSALSPYPDDLVIAAKVGPFRDYAGEWGTLARPEDLRGHVEENLRQLGRDHLDLVYLRRMRQDSVAEHFGALAELRDKGLIRHLGISDVEPRHLAEAQAIAPVVSVQNRFGLDSRNPVTDEMVRICGEQGIAFVPFFAIAGDAGAKGATTAHDEAVLTIARAHGATPAQIRLAWTLAQGPHVLAIPGTGNPDHLAENIAAGALRLTDDELHALNSLHQKSG; this is encoded by the coding sequence ATGACCTCCGAAATGATCACCGCGGACGCGGCAGGCACCTGGACACTCGGCGATCTCACCGTCAACCGCATCGGCTTCGGCGCCATGCGTCTGACAGGCAGCGCGGCCTTCCATCTCGGGACCCCGAGCGACCGGCAACGGTCGATCGCTGTGCTGCGCAGGGCGATCGAGCTCGGTGTCGACCACATCGACACGGCCGCGTTCTACTTCTCCTCGCTGCGCTCCGCCAACGAGATCATCAACAGCGCGCTGTCCCCGTACCCCGACGACCTCGTCATCGCCGCGAAGGTCGGGCCCTTCCGGGACTACGCGGGTGAGTGGGGCACCTTGGCCCGACCGGAAGACCTGCGCGGTCACGTCGAGGAGAACCTCCGTCAGCTCGGCCGCGACCATCTCGACCTGGTGTACCTCCGCCGGATGCGCCAGGACTCGGTCGCCGAGCACTTCGGGGCTCTCGCCGAACTGCGCGACAAGGGCCTGATCCGGCACCTCGGCATCTCCGACGTCGAGCCCCGCCATCTCGCCGAGGCGCAGGCCATCGCGCCGGTGGTGTCCGTGCAGAACCGTTTCGGGCTCGACTCCCGCAATCCGGTCACCGACGAGATGGTGCGGATCTGCGGTGAACAGGGCATCGCCTTCGTGCCGTTCTTCGCGATCGCCGGGGACGCCGGAGCCAAGGGCGCCACCACCGCCCACGACGAGGCGGTGCTCACCATCGCGCGGGCGCACGGCGCGACTCCCGCCCAGATCCGGCTCGCCTGGACCCTCGCCCAGGGCCCGCACGTCCTCGCCATCCCCGGCACCGGCAACCCCGACCACCTCGCCGAGAACATCGCGGCGGGCGCGCTCCGGCTCACCGACGACGAGCTGCACGCGCTCAACTCGCTGCATCAGAAATCCGGTTGA